GAACTTTTTAATGTCTTTGACTCCCTCACAGATGAATGGCAAACCAGAAGTAATGTCATTTGTGTGATGTAATTGATTGACTCACTGTCTGTTGTATTTTCTGTAGAAAGTAACAGAGAGCTGTTCACAGTGAATGCACCGAGGAGGGTACATGGAACAGTTGGAAGTGCTGTCGTTCTGCCTTGCTATTTCACGTTCCCCTATGCCAGCTACACTACCTTTGAGATCACGGTCATCTGGAAAATAGGGGTGTTTTATACAGGGACAGTTCTCTTCAACGCAACAAACCGAGCCAAGGGTCAGGGCGATTTTGAAAATATGGTTCACACGAATATTAATGACCGGTATAGACTGGTTGGAGACCCCAGGATTGGTAATGCTTCAGTCGAGATAAAAGAAGCCAGGCTGGATGACACCAGCGAGTATTTCTGTCGTGTGGAAGTCAAACGCCCAGCATTACCTGCTTACATGAAAGAAAACAACCTTGGGACCATCCTGAAAATAACAAGTaagttagtgagttttgagaagatcggtagctcaggttgagattccagatgtaggtttgctcactgagctggaaggttcattttctgatgtttcgtcaccataataggtaacatcttcagtgagcctccgggcgaagtttcctgctttctaattatatgtttgggtttccttggattggtgatgtcatttcctgttctttttctcagggggtggtaaatgggatccaagtgaatgtgtttgttgatggagttccggttggaatgccatgcttctaagaattctcatgcatgtctctgtttggcttgtcctaggatggatgtgttggcccagtcaaattggtgtccttcctcatctatatgtcaggatactagtgagagagggtcatgttgttttgtggctagttgatgttcatgtatcctggtagctagttttctgcctgtttgtccaatgtagtgtttgttacagttcttgcacagtattttgtaaatgacattagttttgcttgttatctgtataaggtctttcaagttcattagctgctgttttactgtgttggtgggtttgtgggctaccatggagttaaagggtctgagtagtctggcagtcatttccaagatgtctttgatgtaggggacaGGTAACTGCAGCAGCCGGGTATGATGGGTTCAGTTAGACTTCAGGTCCGTCTGACAGATGGGTGATAGTGTCCCTTGTGATTGGCTCCTGTCACATGACGCGGCACGCTTGGACATTTTTTTACTTAGTggatagggtcacccctcaactttttatgtttcagggaaaaaaatcccaacttatccagcctctccttataactcaaactatAATCTTAAAAActaggtcctcgagggtagtaatatctggattacttctgGTGCCATGAGCTagcgagggcaggaataggaggatagagcagatgaatgcatggctcaggagctagtgcaggggagaaggattcacattttccgatcattggaatctgTTTTGGGATAGAGGtgtcctgtacaagaaggactaattgcacctaaattggaaggggactaataaactggcagggagatttgctagggctgctcgggaggatttaaactagtaaggtggggtgggtcggacccagggagatagtgaggaaagagatcggtctgagacgggtacagtcgGGAAAAGGAGCAGGTCAAACATACACGGCAGTCAGGACAAAGTAGAGAACAAggcaggactgataaattaaactgcatttatttcaatgcaagaggcctccTAGGTAAGAGAGATAAacccagggcatggttaggaacatgggcctgggatatcatagcaattacagagacatggctcagggattggcaggactggcagcttaatgttccaaggtatagatgctataggaaggatagaaagggggacaagagaggaagggagtggtgtttttgattagggataacatttttTGCGGTACTTAGTGAaggtattcctgggaatacatgtgaggaggttatttgggtggaattaagaaataTGAAAGGGATTGTACTCTAGACCCCCAAATAATCagtaggaaattgagaaacaaatttgtaaagagatttcagttatctgaaAGAATAACAGGGTAtttatggttggggattttaacttttcaaacgtGGATTAaaactgtcatagtgttaagggcttggatggagaggaatttgtcaagtgcatacaagaaaattttctgattcagtatgtgaatatacctactagagaaggtgcaaagcttgacctaccactgggaaataaggcagggcaggtgactgaggtgtcagtgggggagcactttgaggccagcgaccataattctattagttttaaaatagtgatggaaaggggtagaccagatctaaaagttgaaattctaaattggaggaaggccaattttgacggtattcaaAACTTGATTGGGTGTatatgtttgcaggtaaagggatgcttagaaaatgggaagccttcaaaaatgagataacgagtccagagacagtatgttcttgttagggtgaaaggcaatgctggtaggtgtagggaatgctggatggctagatgaatttgaggttttggtcaagaataagagggaagcatatgtcagatatagacagctgggaATGAGTGAATCCCtctaagagtataaaggcagtaggagcacacttaagagggaaatcaggaaggcaaagagggaaCATAAGATAgggtttggcaaatagaattaaggagaatccaaagggattctataaatatattaaggacaaaaggttaactagggagagatcagcaaggcagctatGTTTGGAACAACATGAGATAGGAGAGATATTATTTTGcatctgtgtttactgtggagaaggacctggaagatatagaatgtggtgaaatagatggtgacatcttgaaaaatgtccatattacagaggagaaagtgctggatgtcttgaaacacataaaagtggataaatccccaagacctgatcaggtgcaccctggaactctgtgggaagctagtgaagtgattgccgggtctcttgctgagatatttgtactattgaggtgctggaagaccagaggttggttaatgtggtgccgctgtttaagaagggtggtaaagaaagGCAGGGAACTagaaaccagtgagcctgatggtgGTGGGCAAGAtattagagggaatcctgagggacaggatttacatttatttggaaaggcaaggactaactagggatagtcaacatggctttgtgcgtgggaaatcatatctcacaaacttgattgtgttttttgaagaagtaacaaaaaggattgatgagggtagagcagtgaaaCATGATCTATGtcatttcagtaaggcattcgacaggattcctcatgggagactggttagcaaggttagatttcatggaatactaGCCATTTGGTACAGACCTGGCttgagggtggtgatggagtgttgcatttcagattggaggcttgtgaccagtggtgtgccacaaggatcagtgctgcattcattacttttcatcatttatataaatgatttggatgtgagcaaaagaggtatagttagtaagtttgcagatgacaccaaaattggaggtgtagtggacagcgaataaggtttgaaaaatgtggtgctggaaaaacacagcaggccagacagcatccgaggagcaggagaattgacgtttcgggcataagcccttcttcagacatttcctgaagaagggctaatgcccgaaacatcgattctcctgctcctcggatgctgcctggcctgctgtgtttttccagcatcacatttttcaactctggtactccagcatctgcagtcctcactttctcctagcgaataaggtttcctcagattataacaggatcttgatcagatgggccaatgggctgagaagtggcagatggagttcaatttggataaatgcgaagtactgcattttggggaagcaaatcttaacaggacttatacacttaatggtaaggtcctagggagtgttgctgaacaaagagaccttggagtgcaggttcatagttccttgaaggtggagttgtaggtagataggatagtgaagaaggcggttggtatgctttcctttattggtcagagcatcgagtataggagttaggaggtcaatggttaggccacttttgggatactgtgtgcaattctgatctccctgttataggaaggatattgtgaaacttggaaaagttcagaaaagatttacaaagatgttgccagggttggaggatttgagctatagggagaagctgaacaggctggggctgttttccctggagcatcggaggctgaggggtgaccttatagaggtttataaaatcatgaggggcatggacagggcaAGTAGACAAGGTGTTTCCCCCACATggaggagtctaaaactagagggcataggtttaggatgagaggagaaaggttccttttaaatctgaggggcaaagttttcacacacatggtgatgtgtatggaatgagctgccagaggaagtggtggaggctggtacaattacaacatttaaaaggcatctggatggatacatgaataggaagggtttggagggatatggaccatatgctgacaaatgggactagacttatttaggatatctggtcggtatggacgagttggatggaaggatctgtttccatgctgtatatctctcatTATGACTCACTCTGCCACCATCCCATCATGAACCCTGGCTTCCACAATTGTGTTCTTTAGCCAGGTCCCTCTGTggctgtatctctgtaacatcatcaGCTTTATGTTTAACACTCTGTTCAATCCAAACCCTATTAATAttggtgccacacaaatgccagggaatgaccatctccaacaagagagaacctAACCAAAGCCTTTTGACTTTAAATGGTATTTCCATCATTATTGATTATCCCGCAGTTATCATTTAACAAAAACTGCGTTGCACTACCTGTTtgaatacagtggctacaagagcaggtcagaggttaggaatcccacagtgagtaactcctgtctccccaaagcccgtccaccatctacaaggcacaagtcataaGTGTGATTGAGTACCCATGCCCCCACTCCCAACTTGCCTGAATGGGCCCAGCTCCATCAACACTCTTTCACCATCTGACTACAACACATTTGtaccaaattcccagctcgaaTCCAAACTGAACAATGATCTAATTGAATACTCTTGTCCTGCCTGGGAGCCGATCTGATTCCAACTGAAATGCCCTCTTTGAAAACCTCTACCTCCCCCTTTTCCTTCAAGAGTCTCTAGAACAATCCACAATGTCATTCTTGAAATGTACTCGGGGGCTGTTGGGGCAAAACAATAGCCAATTTGTGTACAGCAAGCCTCCACAAATAAGCTCACAACTAAAAACACTGTGTTTGTTTGTGATCTTGATGGAGGAGTAAATAAAGGTGGGGAGTGTCAGCAGGCCACCCTGCTCTGCTTCAAAAGCTGACTGTGGGATCCTGTATGTGCACCCAAGAAGACAGGTTGGTGATTTCATCTGAGGAGCATTGACAGGACAGCACTCGCTTGGTACTGCCTTGTCATTGCATCGTCCCGGGTTCAGAGTCAGCCTGGAGTACAGGTATCCCCCACTTTTCGAAAGTTCACTTTACGCACTTCGTTTTTACGAAGAACCTGCGTTAGTTTTCGCTAACCGAAAGAAATCCGAAGATAATTTTCGCTTTTCCAAAACATGATGAAacttttcccatataaattaatgcttcttcccTTTACGCCATTTTGGCTTACAAAAGATCCctactttcggatagtggggGAAGCCTGTATTGTTTTCATATCATTTTGCCTTTTGGTCTCCCACATAATGTCCAGGCACGTACAAGTGTGgagtgtgctgccagaggaagtggtggaggctggtacaattgcaacatttaaaaggcatctggatgggtatatgaataggaaaggtttggagggatatgggctgggtgctggcaggtgggactagattgggttgggatatctggtcggcatgggcgggttggaccgaagggtctgtttccatgccgtacatctctatgactatgacttgcTTCCTCATTTGAGTCACCCTGTGAGAGCTTCCCTCTGACTTAATAAACATGACATTGACGCATTAACCGCGATTTCTGATTGTGACTCAACAGCAATAATCACGAGCCAGTGCCTCACTTTAACTCGATGATCAATCCTCTCTCTTTTCAGGTCCACCTGTCATCCTCAACATGTCTACCTGGGTTGTCAATGGCACACAGTTTACCCTCGTGTGTCACGTTCAAGGAGAGCCCTCTCCAAACATCATGTGGATCGATCCCCAACAGAGCAGACTGCCCATGAATGCCAGCAATACTCCAGTTGTACGAGGCCCAGGGCGGTATCAGGTTGTGGGGGAGTTACATGACCCAAAGCTGGGAGGGAACTACACGTGTGTGACCACCAACACCTTCGGCAATTCCTCGCAAGTCATCTACTTTGCCAGCTTGACAGAAGGCCGATCAGTGCTCAAAGTAATCATCGGTGCCTTGGTTGGAAGCCTCCTTGCAATTGTTCTGATCGTTATTACCCTCGCGTTCTGGTGGAGAAAGCAGGGTAGGTCATTGTAATTTAACAGCTGGGGATTTTACTGTCGGCACTTACATTGGGTTCAGGTTTGAAAATGTATCTGATTTGAGGTGTCATGGAACATCACAAAGGATCAGAGGTTTCCCACCTCAAGTGACACAAGAATCGTcacaagaaaggggagggaacagcaagggaagaggagaagagagggagaggccgagtcaggatggtgagcggcttggaggggagcttgcaggggatggtgtcccatgtatctgctgtcataGAGACATGCAGCACAGATACATGTCCTTCAGTCCATATTGaccatgatcccaaactaaattagtcccatttgcctgaacttggcccgtatccctctcaacctttcctatttacgtacctgtccaaatgtttttttcaatTCTGTGATGTTGAAGCCTCCCCAAGAGCTTCAGTGGATAGGGGAGGACTCCCTACTGGAGTCTACTCAACCTTCCCTGGTTCTTTCCCTGAGATCGTTCAATTGCCTGGAATAAAATTCTTACAAGCAGTCCAATAAAGGTTTGGCACGTTTATTTAAACATTTACTACAGTATCACAGTTACAGACTAACAAGACACCAAACCCTAGTCTAAGTAGAAGTTCTGAAACCTCAGCAGAGTAGCTTTTACCAGCACTGACCAACCTCGCGCTCTCTCAGACTATTCCGAAAATGGCAGTCACCATCTTTAGTATTTATACAACTTTTGCCCCATAAACCTGTCAATCAAACTCATGCTGTTGAACATGATGTCCTCCCCACATTCCTGCTGTGCTTGTGATGAACTTGTTAGTCTTTTGATCCCATTGCTAGAATAGTGATGACAAAACTGCCCTTGTACTGACTCGGGTGATGATATTAAGTGTTGATATCCTCTAAAGTTTGGTCACATACTCGTTACCTCATGTCCTTGTTTAAACCTgactttttttttatatatgtcTTAAACCCATTCCTCATTGTTTTCCACCTCATATGCTTGGTCAGTAaactcttccctccccttccttgacctctccatctccattaatgacgtccaacttgacactgacattttttacaaacccaccgactcccacagctacctggattacacctcttcccaccctatctcttgcaaaaatgccatcccgtattcccaattcctctgcctccgccatatctgctcccaggaggaccagttccaccacagaacacaccagatggcctccttctttagagaccgcaatttcccttcccatgtggttaaaggtgccctccaacacatttcatccacatcccgcacctctgccctcagaccccacccctccaaccgtaacaaggacagaacgcccctgatgctcaccttccacccttcgcataaaccaaatcatccgccgacatttccgccacctccaaacagaccccaccaccagggatatatttcccttccctccccacccctttccgccttccgcaaagaccgttccctccgtgactacctggtcaggtccacgccccccctacaacccaccctcccgtcctggcaccttcccctgccaccgcaggaattgtaaaacctcctccctcacctccatccaaggccctaaaggagccttccacatccatcaaagttttacctgcacatccaccaatatcatttattgtatccattgctcccgatgcggtctcctctacattggggagactgggcgtctcctagcagagcgctttagggaacatctctgggacacccgcaccaatcaaccacactgccctgtggcccaacatttcaactccccctcccactctgccgaggacatggaggtcctgagcctccttcaccgccgctccctcaccaccagacgcctggaggaagaactccccatcttccgcctcagaacacttcaaccccagagcatcaatgtggacttcaccagttttctcatatccccatcccccacctcaccacagttccaaacttccagctcagcactgaccccatgacctgtcctacctgcctatcttcttttccacctatcactccaccctcctccctgacctatcacctccatccccaccccccactcacctattgtactctatgctactttctccccaccctcaccctcctctcatttatctctccaccctttaggctctctgcctctattcctgatgaagggcttttgcctgaaacgtcaattttcctgctcctcggatgctgcctgacctgctgtgcttttccagcaccactaatccagaatctggtttccaacatctgcagtccttgtttttacccagtaAACTCTCTATTCAACCCCCTATTGTCTTTCCTTGTCGGTACTTGAAGTGATCTGTCAAAGGTTTTTATTCTTCCTTAATGACTAATTGTCGACTTTTGTAGCTGCCTAAATTTGTTCTTGTACAGAGCTGAACTTTCTGCTTTACCCAGCAGAGTTATCTTACTTAATACTTTTTTCCTTTTGCTTTATTTCTAACATCTTTGGGTTCTTTACTTTTATGCTTTCCCTTCGTGTCCTTTCTCAGTGACTGTGCCCTGCAACGactacttcctctagcagttcattccaaatacaaaccaccctctgtgtgaaaaagttgcccctcagtcccttttaagtttttctcctctcctagttttgaactcccctacccaagggaaaaggcctttgctattcatcttatccatgcctctcgtggTTTTATAAgtctttataaagtcacccctcaacctcctacattccagggaataaagtcccagcccacccagcctctccctgtactcaaaccttccattcctggttAAATCCATGTAACTCTTCTCGGctccctctccaatttaattaAATCCTTCCCATAGAAAAGCAGCCAGaagtgtacacagtactccaaaagtggcctcaccaacatcctgtagagCCACAATGTgatgtcctaactcctatactcagtgctctgaccaatgaaggcaagtgtgcctaatgccttcttcaccaccctgtctacctgtgactccactttcaaggaattatgtacttgaaccccATGGTCTCTCTGTTTGACGACTCTCCCCAGGGCCCTTAACTGTGtatgtcctgccctggtttgtcttgccaaaatgcaacaccccacatttatataaattaaactccaactgccactcctcagcccagtggcccagctgatcaagatcccattgtactctgagttaaaaatctcacaacgccaggttatagtccaatggttttttttttggaagcacactagctttcggagcactgctccttcatcaggtggttgtggagtacgatgtactctgagataaccttcctcactgtccactgtgccaccaattttggtgtcatctgcaaacttacaaaccatggttcccacactctcacatccaaatcatttgtataaatgacaaacaacagcagatccagcattgatccctgtggaacactggtggtcacaggcctccagtctgaaaaacaaccctctaccatcaccctctgtcaccTACCATCAAACTATtcctccctgaatcccatgtgatctaagtttactaatcagtctaccatggaaagccttgttaaaggctttactaaagtctgtATAGACAACATCTGCCTCTGTACCCTCATACATCATCTTGGTCACAACCTCAACAAACTCAAtcgtgtttgtgagacatgatttcctgtggacaaagccatgctgactatccctaatcagcccttgcttttccaaattcaTGTCAATCCTGTGTCTCAGAGTCCCCTCCAATAacctacccaccactgatgtcagactcacctgTCTATgtttcccaggcttctccttacagtcTTTCTTCAATAAAAGGACAACATTAACCAGCCTCCACTCTTCCTacacctcacccatggctgtagatgatacaaacatctctgcTAGgagccccacaatttcttccctcgcttcccacaacatcctgggaCACCCTTGATCAGGTCTTGACCTTCTATTCaaagtggatttggaaggtgctgtctaagtagccttcatgaatttctgcagtgcatcttggagatagtacacactgctgcttctgagcgtcagtggtgaagggagtgcatgtttgtgaatgtggAGCCAGTCAAgcagtggctgctttgtcctggatggtgtcgagtttcttaagtgttgttggagctgcaccaggcaagtggggaggattCCATCATCGGGGAAAAATTagttgctgcaggattcctcatgtctgacctgctcttgtagccactgtgtttatatggcgAGTCCAAACACTCAAATGAGAGAGTTTCCCCAACAAATTATTGA
The DNA window shown above is from Chiloscyllium punctatum isolate Juve2018m chromosome 2, sChiPun1.3, whole genome shotgun sequence and carries:
- the LOC140494479 gene encoding sialic acid-binding Ig-like lectin 15, translated to MKTLHLLLSLLLLLPISESNRELFTVNAPRRVHGTVGSAVVLPCYFTFPYASYTTFEITVIWKIGVFYTGTVLFNATNRAKGQGDFENMVHTNINDRYRLVGDPRIGNASVEIKEARLDDTSEYFCRVEVKRPALPAYMKENNLGTILKITSPPVILNMSTWVVNGTQFTLVCHVQGEPSPNIMWIDPQQSRLPMNASNTPVVRGPGRYQVVGELHDPKLGGNYTCVTTNTFGNSSQVIYFASLTEGRSVLKVIIGALVGSLLAIVLIVITLAFWWRKQGTMVFTPQRERRQPNSTNYCEVKMYHQQATPEETSTVPESPEVNGH